The following are encoded in a window of Chryseobacterium sp. genomic DNA:
- a CDS encoding DNA gyrase/topoisomerase IV subunit A: protein MTEENLHEGESLRKVSGLYKDWFLDYASYVILDRAIPSVYDGFKPVQRRIMHSMRELEDGRYNKVANIVGNTMKYHPHGDASITDAMVQIGQKELLIDTQGNWGNIYTGDSAAAARYIEARLTPFALEVVFNPKTTEWSKSYDGRNNEPIDLPVKFPLLLAQGVEGIGVGLSTKILPHNFNELISASVAHLKGKKFQVFPDFITGGLLDVAEYNDGERGGKVRARARIVQREKNLLVITELPYSKTTVDLIDSIVKATERGKIRIKRIEDNTSDKVEILIHLANDVSPDKTIDALYAFTDCQVSISPNACVIVGDKPMFLSVSEILRMNTDHTVSLLKKELEIELHELQESWHFASLERIFIENRIYHDIEEVKSWEEVLTTIDTGLKPHTGHLLREVTEEDIVRLTEIRIKRISRFDLDKFKETIAALEDKIEKCRYNLEHLIPYAIDYFLNIQKKYGKDRERKTEIRIFDTIDASKVAVANEKFYANFAEGFIGTSLKKDQFLFDCSDIDDIITFRRDGTMKVVKVEAKTFIGKDIVHVGIWKKGDTRTVYNTIYREGRDGPYYMKRFSVTSITRNTDYPLASEKKGSEFLYFSANPNGEAELVTVLLKPNARVRKNRIDIDFSELAIKGRASRGNLVTKYTIKKIDLKEEGHSTLAPRKIWFDETVRRLNVDARGTLLGSFKGDDRILTINSNGEAKLVSFDLMNRFDDEYLVLEKWIPEQPITCIYFDGEKGIYFIKRFLLDHTPNIQHFVPSDHPKTFIEQIITVDRAQAEIVFAKEKDKQRDPETIIIDDFISVKGIKAIGNQLTKSKVKSINITLPEPEEMNPGFDEVEQNEDSVAFIDHDVANGDYPEEGAIGNLFGE from the coding sequence ATGACTGAAGAAAACCTCCATGAAGGGGAAAGTTTAAGGAAAGTATCAGGGCTGTATAAGGACTGGTTTCTGGATTACGCCTCTTACGTAATTCTGGACCGGGCCATTCCGTCGGTCTACGACGGTTTCAAACCTGTGCAGCGCCGGATCATGCACTCCATGCGTGAGCTGGAAGACGGCCGCTACAATAAGGTGGCGAATATCGTTGGGAATACAATGAAGTATCATCCTCACGGTGACGCCTCCATTACCGATGCGATGGTTCAGATTGGGCAAAAGGAACTGCTCATCGATACCCAGGGTAACTGGGGAAATATCTACACCGGCGATTCTGCCGCTGCCGCCCGTTATATTGAAGCGCGCCTAACACCCTTTGCTCTCGAGGTTGTTTTTAACCCAAAGACTACCGAATGGTCCAAATCTTATGACGGCCGGAACAACGAGCCTATTGACCTGCCCGTAAAATTCCCGCTGCTCCTGGCACAGGGGGTGGAAGGTATTGGGGTTGGACTTTCAACTAAAATCCTGCCGCATAACTTTAATGAACTGATCAGTGCATCAGTTGCGCATCTGAAGGGCAAAAAGTTTCAGGTGTTCCCGGATTTCATTACCGGTGGTTTACTGGATGTAGCCGAATATAATGATGGTGAAAGAGGCGGTAAAGTACGCGCAAGAGCCAGGATTGTTCAGCGTGAAAAAAACCTGCTGGTCATTACCGAACTTCCCTACTCCAAAACCACCGTAGACCTTATTGACAGTATAGTAAAGGCCACCGAAAGAGGTAAGATCAGAATAAAAAGGATTGAAGACAATACCTCGGATAAAGTGGAAATCCTGATTCATCTTGCCAATGATGTATCTCCGGACAAGACCATTGATGCACTGTACGCCTTCACCGACTGTCAGGTTTCCATTTCGCCTAATGCGTGTGTAATCGTGGGTGACAAGCCAATGTTCCTGAGTGTTTCCGAAATCCTGCGCATGAATACCGACCACACGGTATCTCTGCTGAAAAAGGAACTTGAGATTGAACTTCATGAACTTCAGGAAAGCTGGCATTTTGCCTCGCTTGAACGTATTTTTATTGAAAACCGGATCTATCACGATATCGAAGAAGTTAAATCCTGGGAAGAAGTTCTTACGACTATTGATACAGGCCTCAAACCGCACACCGGGCATCTGCTGCGTGAGGTAACAGAAGAGGATATTGTCAGGCTTACCGAGATTAGGATAAAGAGGATTTCCAGGTTTGACCTTGATAAATTTAAGGAAACCATAGCAGCGCTCGAGGATAAGATTGAAAAATGCAGATACAATCTGGAACATCTTATTCCGTATGCCATAGACTACTTCCTGAACATCCAGAAGAAATATGGTAAGGACCGCGAAAGAAAGACCGAGATCAGGATATTTGATACGATTGATGCTTCCAAAGTAGCGGTTGCAAATGAAAAATTCTACGCTAATTTTGCTGAAGGATTTATTGGAACGTCGCTGAAGAAGGACCAGTTCCTTTTTGACTGTTCGGATATTGACGACATCATTACCTTCCGTCGGGACGGAACCATGAAAGTCGTCAAAGTTGAAGCCAAGACCTTTATCGGCAAAGACATTGTTCACGTAGGCATCTGGAAAAAAGGCGACACCCGCACTGTTTACAATACCATTTACCGCGAGGGACGCGACGGCCCTTATTATATGAAGCGTTTCTCGGTGACAAGCATTACGCGTAACACCGATTATCCGCTTGCCTCTGAGAAAAAAGGATCCGAATTCCTCTATTTTTCTGCCAATCCCAACGGTGAGGCAGAGCTGGTGACGGTCTTGCTGAAGCCCAATGCGCGCGTACGCAAGAACAGGATTGACATAGATTTTTCCGAGCTGGCCATTAAAGGCCGGGCCTCACGCGGAAATCTGGTTACAAAATATACCATCAAGAAAATCGATCTGAAGGAGGAAGGCCACAGTACCCTGGCTCCGAGAAAAATCTGGTTTGATGAAACGGTGCGCCGCCTCAATGTGGATGCACGCGGTACGCTGCTGGGAAGCTTCAAAGGCGACGACCGCATCCTTACCATCAACAGTAACGGTGAGGCGAAACTGGTTTCCTTTGACCTGATGAACAGGTTTGACGATGAATATCTGGTGTTGGAGAAGTGGATTCCGGAACAGCCAATTACCTGTATTTATTTTGACGGTGAGAAAGGTATTTATTTCATCAAAAGATTCCTGCTGGACCACACCCCAAATATTCAGCATTTTGTACCTTCAGATCATCCCAAAACTTTTATTGAACAGATTATTACTGTGGACAGGGCACAGGCAGAGATTGTTTTTGCCAAAGAAAAAGACAAACAGCGCGACCCCGAAACTATCATTATCGATGATTTTATCTCGGTAAAAGGCATAAAAGCCATTGGTAACCAGCTTACGAAAAGCAAGGTGAAAAGCATTAACATCACCCTGCCTGAGCCGGAGGAAATGAATCCCGGTTTCGACGAGGTAGAACAGAATGAAGACAGTGTGGCCTTTATAGACCACGATGTGGCCAATGGAGACTACCCCGAGGAAGGTGCCATCGGAAATCTGTTCGGGGAGTAA